A genomic region of Megalobrama amblycephala isolate DHTTF-2021 linkage group LG6, ASM1881202v1, whole genome shotgun sequence contains the following coding sequences:
- the lypd6 gene encoding ly6/PLAUR domain-containing protein 6, giving the protein MEPWPIMAWGLMLTAITGWIKAVQSRDFTEKDIVFLHPSTTPYPGGFKCFTCEDAPDNYECNRWAPDLYCPRESRYCYTRHKMSWDGNTVSVTKRCVALEDCLETGCSDMDHEGNRECTACCEGNICNMALPRNETDAIFATTSPINESMQPAHSPTLLLFVCIIGLMLHSIN; this is encoded by the exons ATGGAACCCTGGCCTATCATGGCCTGGGGCTTAATGCTGACCGCCATCACCGGCTGGATCAAAGCGGTTCAATCAAGGGACTTCACAGAAAAAGACATTGTTTTTCTCCATCCCTCAA CAACTCCATATCCAGGaggatttaaatgttttacctGTGAAGATGCACCGGACAACTATGAATGCAACCGCTGGGCTCCAGATCTCTACTGTCCACGAG AGAGCAGATATTGTTACACACGTCATAAGATGAGCTGGGATGGAAACACAGTGTCGGTGACAAAGCGTTGTGTGGCGCTGGAAGACTGTCTTGAAACAGGGTGCTCGGACATGGACCATGAGGGAAACAGG GAGTGTACAGCCTGTTGTGAGGGGAACATCTGTAACATGGCTCTCCCACGAAACGAGACTGATGCCATCTTTGCCACCACGTCTCCCATTAACGAGAGCATGCAACCAGCACACAGTCCCACGCTGCTGCTTTTTGTCTGTATCATCGGCCTGATGCTCCACAGTATTAACTGA